In Streptomyces sp. NBC_00569, a single genomic region encodes these proteins:
- a CDS encoding GNAT family N-acetyltransferase: MSAAALAAATAAAAASRVEIRDLTEVSDLTEVCRLFASIWQPGAGAQPVTTELLRAMAAAGNYVAGAYEGDELLGACLGFFGSPAKASLHSHIAGVAPRGLGRGIGFALKLHQRAWALRQHVSLITWTFDPLVRRNAHFNLAKLGAGPARYLPDFYGPMRDGINGAGDTDRLMVRWDLSGPAASAASRGEPARVDVAALREHGAGAALSVAPDGGPRTAVADVPVVLVGVPPDIETLRRTDPGRGQAWRVALREVLGGLMAEEARVVGFDRAGWYVVSREKPS; the protein is encoded by the coding sequence GTGAGCGCAGCCGCGCTGGCCGCCGCGACCGCTGCGGCTGCCGCCTCACGTGTGGAAATCCGGGACCTGACCGAGGTGTCCGACCTGACCGAGGTCTGCCGGCTCTTCGCCTCGATCTGGCAGCCGGGCGCCGGTGCCCAACCGGTGACGACCGAGCTGCTGCGGGCGATGGCCGCGGCGGGGAACTATGTCGCGGGGGCGTATGAAGGGGACGAGCTTCTGGGAGCCTGCCTCGGCTTCTTCGGCAGCCCGGCCAAGGCGAGCCTGCACAGTCACATCGCCGGGGTCGCGCCGCGAGGCCTCGGCAGGGGCATCGGGTTCGCCCTCAAACTGCACCAGCGCGCCTGGGCGTTGCGCCAGCACGTCTCGCTGATCACCTGGACGTTCGATCCCCTGGTCCGGCGGAACGCGCATTTCAACCTGGCCAAGCTCGGCGCCGGTCCGGCGCGCTACCTCCCCGACTTCTACGGGCCGATGCGCGACGGCATCAACGGCGCCGGTGACACCGACCGGCTGATGGTCCGTTGGGACCTGTCAGGCCCGGCGGCCTCCGCCGCCTCGCGCGGTGAGCCCGCCCGCGTCGACGTCGCCGCGCTGCGGGAGCACGGTGCGGGAGCCGCCCTGTCCGTCGCACCTGACGGGGGCCCGCGGACCGCAGTGGCCGACGTGCCGGTCGTCCTGGTCGGTGTGCCGCCGGACATCGAGACACTCCGGCGCACGGACCCGGGCCGGGGCCAGGCGTGGCGCGTCGCGCTTCGGGAGGTGTTGGGAGGCCTGATGGCGGAGGAAGCCAGGGTCGTCGGATTCGATCGTGCCGGATGGTACGTGGTCTCGAGGGAGAAGCCGTCATGA
- the menC gene encoding o-succinylbenzoate synthase → MKPSGVELLRVQIPLVAPFRTSFGTQDVRELLLVRVVTPNGEGWGECVTMGGPLYSSEYVDGAEHVLRNFLVPALLEAGEITASRVAPLLARFKGHRMAKAALEMAVLDAELRAHDRSFAAALGSARDSVPCGVSVGIMDSVPQLLDVVGGYLDAGYVRIKLKIEPGWDVEPVRAVRERFGDDVLLQVDANTAYTLSDVSQLARLDPFELLLIEQPLDEEDLLGHAELSRRIRTPVCLDESIVSARSAADAITLGACRIVNIKPGRVGGYLEARRVHDVCAAHGIPVWCGGMIETGLGRAANVALASLPGFTLPGDTSASDRFYRTDITEPFVLKDGHLPVPQGPGLGVTPIPDLLAEVTTSKVWLGS, encoded by the coding sequence ATGAAGCCCAGTGGTGTGGAACTTCTGCGTGTGCAGATACCGTTGGTGGCACCGTTCCGGACGTCGTTCGGTACGCAGGACGTACGGGAACTGCTGCTCGTACGCGTCGTGACGCCGAACGGCGAGGGCTGGGGCGAGTGCGTCACCATGGGAGGGCCGCTCTACTCCTCGGAATACGTCGACGGTGCCGAACACGTGCTGCGGAACTTCCTGGTCCCGGCCCTGTTGGAGGCGGGCGAGATCACCGCGAGCCGGGTCGCGCCCCTTCTGGCCAGGTTCAAGGGTCACCGGATGGCGAAGGCCGCGCTCGAAATGGCCGTGCTCGACGCCGAACTGCGAGCACACGACCGGTCCTTCGCCGCCGCGCTCGGGTCCGCACGGGACTCCGTTCCGTGCGGGGTCTCGGTCGGCATCATGGACTCCGTCCCCCAACTCCTTGATGTGGTGGGCGGCTATCTCGACGCCGGCTATGTGCGGATCAAGCTGAAGATCGAACCCGGTTGGGACGTCGAGCCGGTGCGAGCGGTGAGGGAGCGTTTCGGCGACGACGTGCTGCTGCAGGTCGACGCCAACACGGCGTACACCCTGTCCGACGTGTCCCAGCTGGCCCGTCTGGACCCCTTCGAGCTCCTCCTCATCGAGCAGCCTCTGGACGAGGAGGACCTCCTGGGCCACGCCGAGCTGTCCCGTCGCATCCGCACGCCGGTCTGCCTCGACGAGTCGATCGTGTCCGCCCGCTCCGCTGCCGACGCGATCACGCTCGGCGCCTGCCGCATCGTGAACATCAAGCCCGGCCGGGTCGGCGGGTACCTCGAGGCGCGGCGGGTGCACGACGTCTGCGCCGCCCATGGGATCCCCGTGTGGTGCGGCGGCATGATCGAGACCGGGCTCGGCCGGGCGGCCAACGTCGCGCTCGCCTCGCTGCCCGGGTTCACCCTGCCCGGAGACACCTCGGCGTCGGACCGGTTCTACCGGACCGACATCACCGAACCGTTCGTCCTGAAGGACGGACACCTGCCGGTACCCCAGGGGCCGGGCCTCGGTGTCACGCCGATTCCCGACCTGCTGGCGGAGGTCACGACCTCGAAGGTGTGGCTCGGTTCGTAG
- a CDS encoding serine hydrolase, which yields MVTESELVEAITGRAAEAGVQVWLHAADLDSPRHVGIDADEPVVTASVFKVPVAVELARQAAEGELDLAERITVPPGHPTASPYGLATFRHDVTMSWYDLAVLMIGISDNVATDLILGKVGKAAVAGTLRRLDLPHTAVPHDCGDLLRTIGEDLGIDYQDDERILAAMPAEQLAKLRALTPEETCRTTAAESTRLLGLIWRDEAAPATACADVRRWLELQVWPHRLRSGFADDDVRISGKTGTLPSLRNEIGVVEYPDGGRYAVGVFTRAVDARSRVPERDAFIGFAAARAVDWLRR from the coding sequence ATGGTCACCGAATCGGAACTGGTCGAGGCAATCACCGGGCGGGCGGCGGAAGCCGGCGTCCAGGTATGGCTGCACGCGGCCGATCTGGACAGCCCGCGACACGTGGGCATCGACGCCGACGAGCCGGTGGTCACCGCGTCCGTGTTCAAGGTTCCCGTAGCAGTGGAACTTGCCCGGCAGGCGGCCGAAGGTGAACTCGACCTCGCCGAGCGGATCACGGTGCCACCGGGACATCCGACCGCCAGTCCGTACGGCCTCGCGACGTTCCGCCACGACGTCACGATGTCCTGGTACGACCTCGCCGTCCTGATGATCGGCATCAGCGACAACGTCGCCACGGACCTGATCCTCGGGAAGGTGGGAAAGGCCGCGGTCGCCGGGACGCTGCGCCGGCTCGACCTCCCGCACACAGCCGTCCCCCACGACTGCGGGGACCTGTTGCGCACGATCGGCGAGGACCTCGGGATCGACTACCAGGACGACGAACGGATCCTGGCCGCGATGCCGGCCGAACAACTGGCCAAGCTGCGCGCGTTGACACCCGAAGAGACCTGCCGGACCACCGCCGCGGAGAGCACCCGCCTGCTGGGCCTGATCTGGCGTGACGAAGCGGCACCCGCGACGGCGTGCGCCGACGTCCGGCGCTGGCTGGAACTGCAGGTGTGGCCGCACCGGCTGCGCTCCGGCTTCGCGGACGACGACGTCAGGATCAGCGGCAAGACCGGCACGCTGCCCTCGCTGCGCAACGAGATCGGCGTGGTGGAGTACCCGGACGGTGGCCGGTACGCGGTCGGCGTCTTCACCAGGGCCGTCGACGCCCGTTCGAGAGTTCCCGAGCGTGACGCCTTCATCGGTTTCGCCGCCGCCCGGGCGGTGGACTGGCTCAGGCGGTAA
- a CDS encoding M20 family metallopeptidase: MTATRSEVTVEALLADIETLVRCESPSSDHEAVARSADVVATLGRRLLDAEPDRVVIDGCTHLRWRFGEAPRVLLLGHHDTVWPAGSLETHPYSVLDGVLRGPGCFDMKAGVVMALHAAAAAGNRSGLSVLVTGDEEIGSPSSRRLIEEEARGCEAVFVLEASADGGALKCRRKGVSLYRIDVDGRAAHAGLEPEKGVNAGVEVAHQVLAVAALADAERGTTVVPTALSAGTTTNTVPARAGVAVDVRVWDEAEQRRVDQAVRDLRPVLDGSRIRISGGINRPPLQADASSGLFDLAATLAAELGLGHLTAAAVGGASDGNFTAGLGVPTLDGLGAVGGGAHADDEHVVVAELPRRTALLTALIDAVSAK; encoded by the coding sequence ATGACGGCGACGCGTTCCGAGGTGACAGTGGAGGCGCTCCTCGCCGACATCGAGACCCTGGTGCGGTGCGAGTCGCCGTCCTCCGATCACGAAGCCGTCGCCCGCAGCGCAGACGTCGTGGCGACGCTGGGGCGCAGGCTGCTGGACGCGGAACCGGACCGCGTGGTGATCGACGGGTGTACGCATCTGAGGTGGCGCTTCGGCGAGGCGCCGCGTGTGCTGCTGCTCGGGCACCACGACACCGTGTGGCCCGCCGGATCGCTGGAGACGCACCCGTACTCCGTCCTGGACGGAGTGCTGCGCGGGCCGGGCTGCTTCGACATGAAGGCGGGCGTCGTGATGGCGCTGCACGCCGCCGCGGCCGCCGGGAACCGCTCGGGTCTTTCGGTCCTCGTCACCGGCGACGAGGAGATCGGCTCCCCGTCGTCGCGGCGCCTGATCGAGGAGGAGGCTCGCGGCTGCGAAGCGGTCTTCGTGCTGGAGGCGTCGGCCGACGGCGGAGCGCTCAAGTGCCGCCGCAAGGGCGTCTCCCTGTACCGGATCGACGTGGACGGCCGGGCCGCGCACGCCGGGCTCGAACCGGAGAAGGGTGTGAACGCCGGAGTGGAGGTGGCGCACCAGGTCCTCGCCGTCGCCGCACTCGCCGACGCCGAACGGGGTACGACCGTCGTGCCGACGGCCCTGTCCGCCGGTACCACGACCAACACCGTTCCCGCGCGTGCCGGTGTGGCGGTCGACGTACGTGTGTGGGACGAAGCGGAACAGCGGCGGGTCGATCAGGCCGTGCGGGACCTGAGGCCCGTACTCGACGGCTCGCGGATCCGGATCTCGGGTGGCATCAACCGCCCGCCGCTGCAGGCGGACGCGTCCTCGGGGCTGTTCGACCTCGCCGCGACGCTCGCTGCCGAACTCGGTCTCGGACATCTCACCGCCGCCGCTGTCGGCGGTGCCTCGGACGGGAACTTCACCGCCGGACTCGGGGTCCCCACCCTCGACGGCCTCGGTGCCGTGGGCGGCGGTGCGCACGCCGACGACGAACACGTCGTCGTCGCCGAACTGCCGCGGCGCACCGCCCTGTTGACCGCCCTGATCGACGCCGTGTCGGCGAAATGA
- a CDS encoding MFS transporter: MTAVITEDTWTPKRVNRTATITMVVMLCAWSIDYIDRFSISMALPSIGEEFQLGKTAQGSLVTVFALVYMICQIPAGFLADRYGSRGPMLITLVLWSLFTALTGMAGTFGLLLLFRGLFGACQGAFPAASFKAIAERTTPARRGTATSVMLSASGIAGLAPLLVAPLLTGIGWRHTFLWMAGCGAAIGIGLWALLPKALPDRLSRLPQTTATTPAVSRAQVLRSPAVWKFAVLFCAMNMLSYGLVTWVPSYLLEARHLSLNETGLLSAIPSLVGFATTIFGGWLFDRYFHDKARWYLVSIATVTAVLLVLMVSAGSAATFTLYETLAVGVFGMATMCVFGLPLRVLPTAVAGLGSGMTNFGGQVAGVIAPLAMGWLADAFSYTAAFGFLICTTLLTAVIAFWVPQRAEQFNFPSAGTTESAGAKESTGTK; this comes from the coding sequence ATGACGGCGGTGATCACCGAGGACACCTGGACACCGAAGCGGGTCAACCGGACGGCAACGATCACGATGGTGGTCATGCTGTGCGCCTGGTCGATCGACTACATCGACCGCTTCTCGATCAGCATGGCTCTGCCGTCGATCGGAGAGGAGTTCCAACTCGGCAAGACGGCACAGGGCTCGCTCGTCACCGTCTTCGCGCTGGTCTACATGATCTGCCAGATACCCGCGGGTTTCCTGGCCGATCGGTACGGCTCCCGCGGACCGATGCTGATCACGCTCGTGCTGTGGTCGCTGTTCACCGCGCTGACCGGGATGGCCGGCACATTCGGTCTGCTCCTGCTGTTCCGCGGTCTGTTCGGTGCCTGTCAGGGTGCATTCCCGGCGGCGTCGTTCAAAGCCATAGCGGAACGGACGACACCGGCGAGACGGGGGACCGCCACGAGCGTGATGCTGTCCGCCAGCGGGATCGCCGGCCTCGCGCCCCTGCTCGTCGCCCCGCTGCTGACGGGCATCGGCTGGCGGCACACCTTCCTCTGGATGGCGGGTTGCGGCGCGGCCATCGGCATCGGGTTGTGGGCGCTTCTGCCCAAGGCACTGCCGGACCGGCTGAGCCGGCTTCCGCAGACGACGGCGACGACGCCCGCAGTCTCGCGCGCACAAGTACTCAGGTCCCCGGCGGTGTGGAAGTTCGCGGTGCTGTTCTGCGCGATGAACATGCTCAGCTACGGCCTGGTCACCTGGGTGCCCAGCTATCTGCTCGAGGCCAGACACCTGTCGCTGAACGAGACCGGGTTGCTGTCGGCGATCCCGAGTCTGGTGGGCTTCGCGACGACCATCTTCGGCGGCTGGCTGTTCGACCGGTACTTCCATGACAAGGCCAGGTGGTACCTGGTGTCCATCGCGACGGTGACCGCGGTCCTGCTCGTTCTGATGGTGTCGGCGGGCAGCGCGGCGACGTTCACTCTCTACGAGACCTTGGCCGTCGGAGTGTTCGGGATGGCGACGATGTGCGTCTTCGGCCTTCCGCTGCGGGTGCTTCCCACGGCGGTGGCCGGCCTCGGCTCCGGAATGACGAACTTCGGCGGCCAGGTCGCCGGCGTGATCGCGCCGCTGGCGATGGGCTGGCTGGCGGACGCGTTCTCCTACACCGCCGCGTTCGGCTTCCTGATCTGCACCACGCTGCTCACCGCGGTGATCGCGTTCTGGGTCCCGCAGCGAGCCGAACAGTTCAACTTCCCGTCGGCCGGCACCACGGAGTCTGCCGGCGCCAAGGAGTCGACCGGCACCAAGTAG
- a CDS encoding PucR family transcriptional regulator, with translation MLTPTSGKPHTSLARVLDDLGDVLLESIAGGGSTRRQLSGVVIHDPLDEAQFPARAVVLGVGVHEPDDVVRLLYDLGSKGAAALVVRSPFTATVEIRRAADESGVALLGLTRGASWAQVAAMLRTLLVEGDIGDISPQTLGGMPSGDLFALANAVAALLDAPVTIEDRSSRVLAFSGRQDEADQSRVETILGRQVPERFTLDLARNGVFERLHRGHAPVYVDPLHDESMTVPRVALAVRAGDEILGSIWAAVPGPLSQERTQALIDAGKLVALHMLRLRAGADVERRLRADLVSTALEGGTGAPEAIARLGLVGQPAIVLALGLFGGSEADPSTEDGLRRVADRQRVADALAMHLSAVQARSAVALVGDVAYGIVPMPGSQTDCRERSVRVASTFLERTGQRVDAAIGIGPPAPDGSVLSRSRDGADRALRVLLANGGARRVATAEEVHVDALMLDLADLAAARGDVATGPVARLLDYDARHQSQLVHTLSCWLDAFGDVAAASAAAYVHPNTFRYRLRRVAEVGEINLDDPGERFAAMLQLRLHPARHRE, from the coding sequence GTGCTGACACCGACGTCCGGCAAGCCACACACAAGCCTGGCGCGCGTCCTCGACGACCTCGGGGACGTGCTGCTGGAGTCGATCGCGGGCGGCGGGAGCACGCGCCGGCAACTGAGCGGCGTAGTCATCCACGACCCGCTCGACGAGGCGCAGTTCCCGGCGCGGGCCGTCGTCCTGGGTGTGGGCGTCCACGAACCGGACGACGTGGTCCGCCTCCTGTACGACCTCGGCAGCAAGGGCGCGGCAGCGCTCGTCGTCCGGTCACCGTTCACCGCGACCGTGGAGATCCGGCGGGCCGCCGACGAGTCCGGCGTCGCCCTGCTCGGACTCACCCGCGGAGCCTCCTGGGCGCAGGTCGCCGCCATGCTCCGCACCCTGCTCGTCGAGGGAGACATCGGCGACATCTCACCGCAGACGCTGGGCGGCATGCCGTCGGGCGACCTGTTCGCGCTGGCCAACGCCGTGGCCGCGCTCCTGGACGCGCCGGTCACCATCGAGGACCGCAGCTCACGCGTGCTCGCCTTCTCCGGCCGCCAGGACGAGGCGGACCAGTCCCGCGTGGAGACGATCCTGGGGCGCCAGGTACCGGAACGGTTCACCCTCGACCTGGCGCGCAACGGCGTCTTCGAGCGACTTCATCGCGGCCATGCGCCCGTGTACGTCGATCCGCTCCACGACGAGTCGATGACCGTTCCCCGGGTGGCGCTCGCGGTGCGGGCCGGCGACGAGATCCTCGGCTCGATCTGGGCCGCGGTGCCCGGGCCCCTGTCCCAGGAGCGGACGCAGGCGCTGATCGACGCCGGCAAGCTCGTCGCGCTCCACATGTTGCGCCTGCGCGCGGGCGCCGATGTCGAACGCAGGCTGCGCGCCGACCTGGTGAGCACCGCGCTGGAAGGCGGCACCGGGGCACCGGAGGCGATTGCGCGGCTCGGGCTCGTGGGACAGCCCGCGATCGTGCTCGCCCTGGGGCTTTTCGGCGGATCGGAAGCCGATCCGTCGACGGAGGACGGTCTGCGCCGGGTCGCGGACCGCCAGCGCGTCGCCGACGCGCTGGCCATGCATCTGAGCGCGGTCCAGGCGCGCTCGGCCGTGGCGCTGGTGGGCGACGTGGCCTACGGCATCGTGCCGATGCCGGGGAGCCAGACGGACTGCCGGGAGCGTTCGGTCCGCGTCGCGTCGACCTTCCTCGAGCGCACCGGGCAGCGCGTGGACGCGGCGATCGGCATCGGCCCGCCCGCTCCCGACGGCTCCGTGCTCAGCCGCTCGCGTGACGGCGCGGACCGCGCGCTGCGGGTGCTGCTCGCCAACGGGGGCGCCCGGCGCGTGGCCACGGCGGAGGAGGTCCACGTCGACGCACTCATGCTCGACCTCGCCGACCTGGCCGCCGCGCGCGGGGACGTGGCGACCGGCCCCGTCGCCCGCCTGCTCGACTACGACGCCCGGCACCAGTCGCAGCTCGTCCACACGCTCTCGTGCTGGCTGGACGCCTTCGGCGACGTCGCCGCCGCTTCCGCCGCGGCGTACGTGCACCCCAACACCTTCCGGTACCGGCTGCGACGGGTCGCGGAGGTCGGTGAGATCAATCTGGACGACCCCGGCGAGCGGTTCGCGGCGATGCTGCAACTCCGGCTCCACCCTGCTCGCCACCGCGAGTAG
- a CDS encoding amidohydrolase family protein — protein sequence MQTLLRGGRVIDPGTGFDGIADVLVSDGVVRAVAAGLDAPPGCEVVDVTGLVVGPGFVDLHSHVHSVAGQRLQAMDGVTTALDLESGLMPIGRAYAEAAADGRPLHYGFSASWGGARAQVLAGIQPDAQIGSGLAVLGNPAWQRSSTDRELAEWLALIEGELAAGALGIGVLLGYAPHSDPAEFLAVARLAAKAGVPTYTHVRELVEVDPGTPADGSEEIVIAAAETGAAMHHCHVNSTSGHHIDRVLGALDGSRRSGSRVTVEAYPYGAGSTAIGAAFLDAERLRMKGLSPSSVVMLESGERIADEGRLRQLRNSDPGAPCILEFLDEGNSRDLAMLHQALAFPDAIVASDAMPVYWPDGSNDSTEWPLPPGGTTHPRTAGTFTKTLRVMVRESGAWDWPEAFRRCAHLPARVLDDVAPGARGKGHLGVGADADIVVLDPVTITDCATYFDSTRPSVGVRHLFVGGVPVVSAGELQVDALAGQPLRGEPR from the coding sequence GTGCAGACACTTTTGCGTGGCGGCCGTGTCATTGATCCGGGAACAGGGTTCGACGGCATCGCCGACGTCCTCGTGTCCGACGGCGTGGTCAGAGCTGTGGCCGCGGGGCTCGACGCGCCACCGGGATGCGAGGTCGTCGACGTCACGGGGTTGGTCGTCGGTCCGGGGTTCGTCGACCTGCACAGCCACGTGCACTCCGTCGCGGGGCAGCGGCTGCAGGCCATGGACGGTGTGACGACGGCCCTCGACCTGGAGTCGGGCCTCATGCCCATCGGGCGTGCGTACGCCGAGGCCGCCGCGGACGGACGCCCGCTGCACTACGGCTTTTCCGCCTCGTGGGGCGGTGCCCGGGCCCAGGTGCTCGCCGGCATCCAGCCCGACGCACAGATCGGGAGCGGCCTCGCGGTGCTGGGAAACCCCGCATGGCAGCGCTCCTCCACCGATCGTGAACTCGCCGAATGGCTGGCCCTGATCGAGGGTGAACTGGCCGCAGGAGCGCTCGGTATCGGAGTCCTCCTCGGGTACGCGCCGCACAGTGATCCGGCCGAGTTCCTCGCCGTCGCCCGGCTCGCCGCGAAGGCCGGTGTGCCGACGTACACCCACGTCCGTGAGCTGGTCGAGGTGGATCCCGGCACTCCGGCGGACGGCTCCGAGGAGATCGTCATCGCCGCGGCCGAGACCGGCGCCGCGATGCACCACTGCCACGTCAACAGCACGTCGGGCCACCACATCGACCGGGTACTCGGCGCGTTGGACGGCTCACGGCGGTCGGGATCCCGGGTGACGGTCGAGGCCTACCCCTACGGAGCGGGCAGCACCGCGATCGGCGCGGCCTTCCTCGACGCCGAACGCCTGCGGATGAAGGGCCTGTCCCCGTCGAGCGTCGTGATGCTCGAATCGGGCGAACGCATCGCCGACGAGGGGCGCCTGCGGCAGTTGCGCAACAGTGACCCCGGGGCGCCCTGCATTCTGGAGTTCCTCGACGAGGGCAACTCGCGCGATCTCGCGATGCTGCACCAGGCGCTGGCCTTCCCGGACGCGATCGTCGCCAGTGACGCGATGCCGGTCTATTGGCCCGACGGCAGCAACGACAGCACCGAGTGGCCGCTGCCGCCCGGGGGAACGACGCACCCACGCACCGCGGGAACGTTCACCAAGACGCTGCGCGTGATGGTGCGGGAGAGCGGCGCCTGGGACTGGCCGGAGGCGTTCCGACGCTGTGCCCACCTGCCGGCGCGCGTCCTCGACGACGTGGCGCCGGGCGCGCGGGGGAAGGGACACCTCGGCGTCGGCGCGGACGCCGACATCGTCGTCCTCGACCCGGTGACGATCACCGATTGCGCGACGTACTTCGACTCCACGCGGCCGTCCGTGGGCGTGCGGCACCTGTTCGTCGGTGGTGTTCCGGTGGTCAGCGCGGGGGAGCTTCAAGTCGACGCGCTCGCCGGACAGCCGCTGCGAGGTGAGCCGCGATGA
- a CDS encoding serine hydrolase domain-containing protein — protein MSELNELCGWLEGRLPELLAEHKVPAASIAVYAHGEMIDRAAGVLNKHTGVEATADSVFQIGSITKVWTTTLAMQLVDEGALDIDAPVRAYLPEFAVGDETASAKITVRQLMCHTSGFEGDVFLDTGRGDDAVHRLVTLLADVPQLFAPGEMFSYNNAAFCVLGRIVEVLRDKSYDDCLRDHLCTPLGLTHVAPSPYEAVRFRAASGHLTPDPDAEPQPAQVWALPRSNAPAGSMLAMRPRDLLTFARMHLDGGRGPDGTAVLTAESALAMRRREVELPDLGLMGDAWGLGWSLFDWPGGAVVGHDGGTLGQSAFLRVAPEHDIAVALLTNGGNPLPLYVELVGRVLRELAGTEMPALPVPAADAPRVETARFVGTYASSVGDTVVSEDTDGRLWAERTPKGVFAELDGGPPERIELVAYDGDKLIPVKPQRGMHMVHAFVGDDGTGRARFLHTGRADRRVSR, from the coding sequence ATGTCCGAACTCAATGAACTCTGTGGCTGGTTGGAAGGTCGCCTTCCTGAGTTGCTGGCCGAACACAAGGTGCCGGCCGCGTCGATCGCCGTATACGCGCACGGAGAGATGATCGACCGTGCGGCCGGGGTGCTGAACAAGCACACCGGCGTCGAGGCCACCGCGGACTCCGTCTTCCAGATCGGGTCGATCACCAAGGTCTGGACGACCACGCTGGCAATGCAGCTCGTCGACGAGGGCGCGCTCGACATCGACGCCCCGGTCCGGGCGTACCTGCCCGAATTCGCCGTCGGTGACGAGACGGCCTCCGCGAAGATCACCGTACGCCAACTGATGTGCCACACCTCGGGGTTCGAGGGCGACGTCTTCCTCGACACCGGACGCGGGGACGACGCGGTGCACAGGCTCGTCACCCTCCTCGCCGACGTGCCCCAGCTGTTCGCGCCGGGCGAGATGTTCTCGTACAACAACGCCGCCTTCTGCGTACTCGGTCGCATCGTCGAGGTGCTGCGCGACAAGTCGTACGACGACTGCCTGCGCGACCACCTGTGCACGCCGCTGGGGCTGACCCACGTCGCCCCCAGCCCGTACGAGGCCGTCAGGTTCCGTGCCGCGTCGGGGCACCTCACGCCCGACCCCGACGCCGAGCCGCAGCCCGCGCAGGTCTGGGCGCTGCCCCGGTCGAACGCGCCCGCCGGATCGATGCTGGCGATGCGGCCGCGGGATCTGCTGACGTTCGCCCGGATGCATCTCGACGGGGGCAGGGGGCCCGACGGGACGGCGGTACTCACTGCGGAGAGCGCGCTCGCCATGCGGCGCCGCGAGGTGGAACTGCCGGATCTCGGGCTGATGGGCGACGCCTGGGGACTGGGCTGGTCGCTCTTCGACTGGCCCGGCGGCGCGGTGGTCGGCCACGACGGAGGCACGCTCGGCCAGTCGGCCTTCCTACGAGTGGCTCCCGAACACGACATCGCGGTGGCGTTGCTGACCAACGGCGGCAACCCGCTCCCGCTGTACGTCGAACTCGTCGGACGCGTGCTGCGCGAGCTGGCCGGAACAGAGATGCCGGCGCTCCCGGTGCCGGCCGCCGACGCCCCCCGTGTCGAGACAGCGAGGTTCGTGGGCACGTACGCGTCGTCCGTCGGCGACACCGTCGTCAGCGAGGACACCGACGGCAGGCTGTGGGCCGAGCGGACCCCGAAGGGAGTGTTCGCCGAACTCGACGGCGGTCCGCCGGAAAGGATCGAACTGGTCGCGTACGACGGCGACAAGCTGATCCCCGTGAAGCCGCAGCGCGGCATGCACATGGTGCACGCGTTCGTCGGGGACGACGGGACCGGGCGGGCGCGGTTCCTGCACACCGGCCGGGCCGATCGGCGGGTGAGCCGGTGA
- a CDS encoding serine hydrolase, whose product MNAIADEIAAVFAEAGAQGFLHAREVGVTDGPEVAVGADAPVVLASVFKIPVAVAYVREVAAGRLDETERTRVTARYRVGGIGTAGCADDVEMSWRDLALFMLTMSDNAATDVVFHRVGQDAVDRVFTDLGLSRTRIRGCCEDLFASLLSDLGAGEGDDVEAVLAAATPEQLWKLAVLDPARTTSSTPREITRLLDAIWTDRAADPGACEKVRAIMGRQIWPHRISSGLDTGVQVAAKTGTLPAVRNEAGVLTYPDGRQYAVAVFTRADSLEDRRPAVDTSIGRAARLAVDHLRHGVTS is encoded by the coding sequence GTGAACGCCATCGCCGACGAGATCGCCGCGGTCTTCGCCGAGGCGGGAGCGCAAGGGTTCCTGCACGCCCGTGAGGTCGGGGTGACCGACGGCCCCGAGGTCGCCGTCGGCGCGGACGCCCCGGTGGTCCTGGCGTCGGTGTTCAAGATCCCGGTCGCGGTCGCCTACGTCCGCGAGGTGGCCGCCGGACGCCTGGACGAGACCGAACGGACACGGGTCACCGCGCGCTACCGCGTCGGCGGGATCGGCACGGCCGGCTGCGCCGACGACGTGGAGATGAGCTGGCGCGACCTGGCGCTGTTCATGCTGACCATGAGCGACAACGCGGCCACCGACGTCGTGTTCCACCGGGTCGGACAGGACGCCGTGGACCGCGTGTTCACCGACCTCGGGCTGTCCCGAACGCGCATCCGCGGCTGCTGCGAGGACCTGTTCGCGTCGTTGCTGTCCGACCTCGGTGCCGGCGAAGGCGACGACGTGGAGGCCGTGCTCGCCGCGGCCACCCCGGAACAGCTGTGGAAGCTGGCGGTGCTGGACCCGGCCAGGACGACGTCGTCCACCCCGCGGGAGATCACCCGGCTGCTCGACGCGATCTGGACCGACCGCGCGGCCGATCCCGGGGCCTGCGAGAAGGTCCGCGCGATCATGGGACGGCAGATCTGGCCGCACCGGATCTCGTCCGGCCTCGACACCGGGGTCCAGGTGGCGGCCAAGACGGGCACGCTTCCCGCGGTCCGCAACGAAGCAGGTGTGCTGACCTACCCGGACGGCAGGCAGTACGCCGTCGCGGTGTTCACCCGCGCGGACTCCCTGGAGGACCGCCGGCCCGCTGTCGATACCTCGATCGGCAGGGCCGCCCGGCTCGCCGTGGACCATCTCCGCCACGGAGTGACGTCGTGA